A region of Catenibacterium mitsuokai DNA encodes the following proteins:
- a CDS encoding nicotinate phosphoribosyltransferase, which produces MGNSTVSDARNITLVMDFYELTMSYDYFKQGKKDEIAYFDMFYRKNPDNGGYVIMAGLQQLIEAIKDMHFSKGDIDYLRTLNMFDEEFLSYLADFKFDGTIWAVPEGTPVFPYEPLVTVKGKLIEAQLLETFLLVTINHQSLIATKTHRIVQEAKGRPVMEFGARRAQGYDGATYGARAAYIGGAAGTATVSAGKAFGIPVLGTMAHSFVQSFDTEYDAFKAYAEIYPDSCILLVDTYDTLKSGIPNAIRVAEEVLQPMGKTLAGIRIDSGDIAYLTKKARMMLDVVGLTDTKISISNSLDEYLIRSVLEQGARIDSFGVGENMITSKSSPVFGGVYKMAAMEKDGQIVPKIKISENKEKITNPGYKKVYRLIENETNKAIADIVMFADETIDPEKNLTIYSQYDKWKNKTLIGGSYTFFELQKPIFVDGECVYEEKTLEEIRENVKKQGTLLWDEIFRLEYPHAYYVDLSERLIDYKLKMLEEKRG; this is translated from the coding sequence ATGGGAAATAGTACAGTAAGTGATGCAAGAAATATAACTCTTGTCATGGACTTTTATGAATTAACAATGTCATATGATTATTTTAAACAGGGAAAAAAGGATGAAATTGCATATTTTGATATGTTCTATCGAAAGAATCCTGATAATGGTGGTTATGTCATCATGGCAGGATTACAGCAGTTGATTGAAGCTATCAAAGATATGCACTTCTCAAAGGGGGATATTGACTATTTACGTACTTTAAATATGTTTGATGAAGAATTTTTATCTTATTTAGCTGATTTCAAGTTCGATGGTACAATCTGGGCTGTCCCTGAAGGAACACCTGTATTCCCTTATGAACCATTAGTCACTGTTAAAGGAAAATTGATTGAAGCACAGCTATTAGAAACTTTCCTTTTAGTGACAATTAACCATCAGTCTTTGATTGCGACTAAAACACATAGAATTGTACAGGAAGCTAAGGGCCGTCCTGTTATGGAATTTGGCGCAAGAAGAGCACAGGGATATGATGGTGCAACATATGGCGCAAGAGCCGCTTATATTGGTGGAGCAGCAGGAACTGCTACAGTATCAGCAGGTAAAGCTTTTGGTATTCCAGTACTTGGTACAATGGCACATTCTTTTGTTCAGTCATTTGACACTGAATATGATGCATTTAAAGCCTATGCTGAAATCTATCCAGATTCATGTATTCTATTGGTAGATACATATGATACATTAAAGAGCGGTATTCCAAATGCGATTAGAGTCGCAGAAGAAGTATTACAGCCAATGGGTAAGACATTAGCGGGTATTCGTATTGACTCAGGAGATATCGCATATCTTACTAAGAAAGCAAGAATGATGCTTGATGTTGTTGGATTAACTGATACAAAGATTTCTATTTCTAACTCATTAGATGAATATTTAATCCGTTCTGTACTTGAACAGGGTGCACGTATTGATTCATTTGGTGTAGGGGAAAACATGATTACATCTAAGTCTTCACCAGTATTTGGTGGTGTTTATAAGATGGCGGCTATGGAAAAAGATGGTCAGATTGTTCCTAAAATCAAGATTTCAGAAAATAAAGAAAAGATTACTAATCCAGGCTATAAGAAGGTCTATCGTTTAATAGAAAATGAAACAAATAAAGCGATTGCGGATATTGTAATGTTTGCGGATGAAACAATTGATCCAGAAAAGAATCTCACTATTTACTCTCAGTATGATAAATGGAAGAATAAAACATTAATAGGTGGGTCTTATACATTCTTTGAATTACAGAAACCTATCTTCGTGGATGGTGAATGTGTGTATGAAGAAAAGACACTTGAAGAAATCAGAGAAAACGTTAAAAAACAGGGTACATTATTATGGGATGAAATATTCCGTTTAGAATACCCACATGCTTATTATGTAGACCTTTCTGAAAGACTTATTGACTATAAATTAAAGATGCTTGAGGAAAAACGTGGATGA
- the rnc gene encoding ribonuclease III: MKILDFLQKENIPFKRIGLYKEAFTHSSYANESNAHIPDYERLEFMGDAVLQLFVSEFIFALHPEYKEGQLTQLRSKLVREESLARFSEELHLGELLYLGVGEEKSGGRHRESVLANIYESFIGALYLDCGKEQVIRILEKTIFKHVNEVNEFDDITDYKTKLQELVQSDDRKTVSYHVKSSTGPANAPEFVIEVILDDMILGTGKGTSKKRAEQHAAKDALMKMAKKAS; this comes from the coding sequence AATATTAGATTTCTTACAGAAAGAAAACATTCCTTTTAAGCGTATTGGTCTTTATAAGGAAGCATTTACTCATTCATCTTATGCCAATGAATCAAATGCGCATATTCCTGATTATGAAAGACTAGAATTTATGGGAGATGCTGTTTTACAGCTATTTGTATCAGAATTCATTTTTGCATTACATCCAGAATATAAAGAAGGACAGTTAACACAGCTTCGTTCTAAACTTGTAAGAGAAGAATCATTGGCACGTTTTTCTGAAGAACTTCATTTGGGTGAACTTCTTTACTTAGGTGTAGGTGAAGAAAAGAGTGGCGGACGTCATCGTGAAAGTGTTCTTGCAAATATTTATGAATCATTTATAGGTGCGCTTTATTTAGATTGTGGTAAAGAACAGGTGATTCGTATTCTTGAAAAGACAATCTTCAAACATGTCAATGAAGTGAATGAATTTGATGATATCACTGACTATAAGACTAAATTACAGGAATTAGTGCAGTCAGATGACCGCAAGACTGTCAGCTATCATGTTAAGAGTTCAACTGGACCAGCCAATGCCCCTGAATTTGTTATCGAAGTTATTTTAGATGATATGATTTTAGGTACTGGTAAAGGAACAAGTAAAAAGCGTGCCGAACAGCATGCGGCAAAAGATGCATTAATGAAAATGGCAAAGAAGGCTTCATAG